A single window of Cryptococcus depauperatus CBS 7841 chromosome 2, complete sequence DNA harbors:
- a CDS encoding malate dehydrogenase, NAD-dependent has product MVKAVVCGAAGGIGQPLSLLLKLNPLVTELSLYDVVNAVGVATDLSHINTPAQVEGFLPPDNGAEKALKGADIVVIPAGVPRKPGMTRDDLFINAGICATLAQSIAHACPKAFILVISNPVNSTVPIFAEILKKAGVFNPKKLFGVSHLDVVRASTFVATVLGKPTDAPKISVPVVGGHSGATIIPLFSQAKPAISEILSDKEKRDALVHRIQFGGDEVVKAKDGAGSATLSMAQAGAEFADFVLQAAFGSKKGKVVQSYVYLGADAGGDGIKKEIGSDLDYFSVNIELGPSGIEKILPIGQIDDAEKELLAAAVKELGPSIEKGAKFQAPPPKL; this is encoded by the exons ATGGTCAAGGCTGTCGTATGTGGTGCTGCTG GCGGTATCGGTCAAcccctttctcttttgctgaaGCTCAACCCTCTCGTCACTGAACTTAGTCTCTACGACGTTGTCAACGCTGTTGGT GTCGCTACTGATTTATCTCACATCAACACTCCTGCTCAAGTTGAAGGCTTTCTTCCACCTGACAATGGAGCTGAGAAGGCTTTGAAGGGTGCCGACATTGTCGTTATCCCAGCTGGTGTCCCTAGGAAGCCTGGTATGACCCGTGACGATCTTTTT ATCAATGCTGGAATTTGCGCTACACTTGCCCAGTCTATCGCACATGCGTGCCCCAAAGCATTCATCCTGGTCATTTCCAACCCCGTCAACTCTACTGTCCCTATTTTTGctgagattttgaagaaggctgGCGTCTTTAACCCCAAAAA GCTTTTCGGTGTCAGCCACCTCGATGTGGTTCGAGCTTCCACTTTTGTTGCCACGGTCCTTGGCAAGCCTACAGATGCACCCAAGATTTCCGTTCCTGTGGTCGGTGGTCACTCTGGAGCCACCATCATACCTTTGTTCTCTCAAGCCAAACCTGCTATT TCTGAGATCTTGAGCGACAAAGAAAAACGGGACGCCCTGGTTCATCGAATTCAGTTCGGTGGTGACGAGGTTGTCAAAGCCAAAG ATGGTGCTGGTTCTGCTACTCTTTCCATGGCCCAAG CTGGTGCTGAGTTTGCCGACTTTGTCTTGCAAGCTGCCTTTGGCAGCAAGAAGGGCAAGGTCGTCCAGTCTTATGTCTACCTTGGCGCCGACGCCGGCGGCGACGGCAttaaaaaagagattggcaGTGACCTGGATTACTTTTCTGTGAATATCGAGCTTGGC CCTAGTggaattgaaaagattcTTCCTATTGGTCAAATTGATGACGCCGAAAAGGAGCTTTTGGCAGCAGCCGTCAAGGAACTTGGTCCCAGCATTGAGAAG GGCGCCAAATTTCAGGCGCCTCCCCCAAAGCTCTAA